One genomic region from Sphingomicrobium aestuariivivum encodes:
- a CDS encoding metallophosphoesterase: MLIAQLSDLHLAPDHDPVAGTNLARFDEALAAIDSLGRRPDLYLVTGDICEHGDVGSYARFLERMAALDTPWLATLGNHDRPEAYAEAIEGLPDRNRIGGPVARFDALAVVLADTSAAPQHGGWFDEERAARLDAALASCAPQPTLLALHHPPVRIGLDWLDPDPGADWIRHLRAAIAPHDHLLGIACGHVHVAATTRFEGRPVAICPSTAARAWPDLSPLDKERPDGRPLIVEGRPGFALHHLVDGKLATMFCDTREGAALYRFERPI, from the coding sequence ATGCTGATCGCGCAGCTCTCGGACCTCCACCTCGCGCCGGACCATGATCCGGTCGCCGGCACCAACCTTGCCCGCTTCGACGAGGCGCTCGCCGCGATCGACAGTCTCGGGCGCCGTCCCGACCTCTATCTCGTCACCGGCGACATTTGCGAGCATGGCGATGTCGGCTCCTATGCGCGCTTTCTCGAACGGATGGCCGCGCTCGACACCCCCTGGCTGGCGACGCTGGGCAACCATGACCGGCCCGAGGCCTATGCCGAAGCGATCGAGGGCCTCCCCGACCGCAACCGCATCGGCGGCCCCGTCGCCCGGTTCGACGCGCTGGCCGTCGTCCTCGCCGACACCAGCGCCGCGCCGCAGCATGGCGGCTGGTTCGACGAGGAGCGCGCGGCAAGGCTCGATGCCGCCCTCGCCTCCTGCGCACCGCAACCCACGCTGCTCGCGCTGCACCATCCGCCGGTCCGCATCGGCCTCGACTGGCTCGACCCCGATCCCGGCGCCGACTGGATCAGGCACTTGCGGGCCGCGATCGCGCCCCACGACCATCTCCTCGGCATCGCCTGCGGCCATGTCCATGTCGCTGCGACCACGCGTTTCGAGGGGCGGCCCGTCGCCATCTGCCCCTCGACCGCGGCGCGCGCCTGGCCCGACCTGTCCCCGCTCGACAAGGAACGCCCCGACGGGCGGCCGCTGATCGTCGAGGGACGCCCCGGCTTTGCCCTCCACCATCTGGTCGACGGCAAGCTGGCGACCATGTTCTGCGACACGCGCGAAGGCGCGGCGCTCTACCGTTTCGAGCGCCCCATCTGA
- a CDS encoding adenylate/guanylate cyclase domain-containing protein, which yields MPSLPGSGADFERRRISVLFADLVGSTDLMEALGADDYAATLRGFHSLCTTAVRSRGGTVAQYQGDGVMCFFGYPTAEEDDASRAVSAALEILASLDASNEGGDHPLATRIGIASGTAIIARGSDQFGGETVGACVNLASRLQDLAETGSVVICEDTLDLVGGSFKTRALGARKVKGFAEPKPVYEVNRAASADVTRFHARRDRFDGPLIGRQQTLETLLEGIRDARAGHGSSISLCGPPGIGKSRIFQALGDHEDVAGVPSFVLQCAPEYSSVALHPVTAYLDWVTGVRPSDSDEVRRRKLTRLFQAVWNADEKETTALLDLVAPTAPEGPPEGDDSATLKRQRSFDILIDRMFGSVGSDKAFTLVFEDVHWIDPTTLEFMARVAARVDEFPILLVATTRPEGEPAIEQCGFKQELRLEPLSAEHAGELARAVAAAHGLSPERIDEVVEMAEGVPLFLEEYAKLTSKHRDSGLQHRVPLSLSGIVLSKLDRLDEEQRNFAKAGSVLGRTFLAMTAAMMCNVAPAHAEQVQDELSHQQILEIDAADQCSFSHALIRDGIYDTLDADRRRALHLRAAHLLSEQGGREIPASVVAGHYASGGDARAAADWYLRAARQNASLGAVPEAATNLDNALEQVERLPEGEERDRLELSIRAVQGPVLMVMRGPGNPAFGEAQERARALLEKLGIDDMREQVIFHTALHNWARGDFDEALERVDLLDEMAEQRAEADQGLDFARLTMRGLIGWHAGRTRETETLLDETARRYDPAVHKPLYARYLMEFGIFGRFYLSLAKSVLGKEAEAKALAEDAATFARELKFPHATGFSQLARFVGSMLRDDVEACAEQAAVAHDFSTAQGFPEFVAMATFAKGWSYSRQGDSDRGIEMMQGGLAHWDKTGFKTWQPIFSAILARALVDTDRLDEAEAVIAEADSAILLSGEEQARAPLLLARAMLAAKRGDEALSLNIARRAVGACRHEGACLWADRVKQEFPELQKGVS from the coding sequence ATGCCCTCTCTCCCCGGGTCCGGCGCCGACTTCGAGCGGCGCCGGATCAGCGTGCTGTTCGCCGACCTCGTCGGCTCGACCGACCTCATGGAAGCGCTCGGCGCGGACGACTATGCCGCCACGCTGCGAGGCTTCCATTCGCTCTGCACCACCGCCGTGCGCTCGCGCGGCGGCACGGTGGCGCAATATCAGGGCGACGGGGTGATGTGCTTCTTCGGCTATCCCACCGCCGAGGAGGATGATGCCAGCCGCGCGGTGTCCGCCGCGCTCGAGATCCTCGCCTCGCTCGATGCGTCCAACGAGGGCGGCGACCACCCGCTCGCCACACGCATCGGCATCGCCAGCGGCACCGCCATCATCGCGCGCGGCAGCGACCAGTTCGGCGGCGAGACCGTCGGCGCCTGCGTCAACCTCGCCTCGCGCCTGCAGGACCTCGCCGAGACCGGGAGTGTCGTGATCTGCGAGGACACGCTCGACCTCGTCGGCGGCAGCTTCAAGACGCGGGCCCTCGGCGCGCGCAAGGTGAAGGGCTTTGCCGAGCCCAAGCCGGTCTACGAGGTCAACCGTGCGGCCAGTGCCGACGTCACCCGCTTCCATGCCCGCCGCGACCGCTTCGACGGGCCGTTGATCGGGCGGCAGCAAACGCTCGAGACCCTGCTCGAAGGCATTCGCGACGCGCGTGCCGGCCATGGCAGCTCGATCAGCCTGTGCGGCCCGCCCGGCATCGGCAAGTCGCGCATCTTCCAGGCGTTGGGCGACCATGAGGATGTGGCGGGCGTGCCCAGCTTCGTCCTGCAATGCGCCCCCGAATATAGTTCGGTCGCGCTGCATCCCGTCACCGCCTATCTCGACTGGGTCACCGGCGTGCGCCCGAGCGACAGCGACGAGGTGCGCCGCCGCAAGCTCACCCGCCTGTTCCAGGCGGTGTGGAATGCCGACGAGAAGGAGACCACCGCGCTCCTCGACCTTGTTGCCCCCACCGCGCCCGAAGGGCCGCCCGAGGGCGACGACAGCGCCACGCTGAAGCGCCAGCGCAGCTTCGATATCCTCATCGACCGCATGTTCGGCTCGGTCGGCAGCGACAAGGCCTTTACCCTCGTCTTCGAGGACGTGCACTGGATCGACCCGACGACGCTGGAATTCATGGCCCGCGTCGCGGCCCGCGTCGACGAATTCCCCATCCTCCTCGTCGCCACCACCCGCCCCGAAGGTGAGCCGGCGATCGAGCAGTGCGGCTTCAAGCAGGAACTCCGGCTCGAGCCCCTGAGTGCCGAGCATGCCGGGGAACTGGCCCGCGCCGTTGCCGCCGCCCACGGGCTCAGCCCCGAGCGCATCGACGAGGTCGTCGAGATGGCCGAGGGTGTGCCCCTCTTCCTCGAGGAATATGCCAAGCTCACTTCCAAGCATCGCGACAGCGGCCTCCAGCATCGCGTCCCGCTGAGCCTGTCGGGTATCGTGCTGTCCAAGCTCGACCGGCTCGACGAGGAACAGCGCAATTTCGCCAAGGCGGGCTCGGTCCTAGGCCGCACCTTCCTCGCCATGACCGCGGCGATGATGTGCAACGTCGCCCCTGCCCATGCCGAACAGGTGCAGGACGAATTGTCGCACCAGCAGATCCTCGAGATCGACGCCGCCGACCAATGCTCCTTCAGCCATGCGCTCATCCGCGACGGCATCTACGACACGCTCGATGCCGACCGCCGCCGCGCGTTGCACCTGCGCGCGGCCCACCTCCTCAGCGAACAGGGCGGGCGCGAAATTCCCGCCTCGGTCGTCGCGGGCCATTATGCCAGCGGCGGCGACGCGCGCGCCGCGGCCGACTGGTACCTGCGCGCTGCCCGGCAGAACGCCAGCCTCGGTGCGGTCCCCGAGGCGGCGACCAATCTCGACAATGCGCTCGAACAGGTCGAGCGTCTCCCCGAGGGCGAGGAGCGCGACCGGCTCGAACTGTCGATCCGCGCCGTCCAGGGGCCGGTGCTCATGGTCATGCGCGGCCCGGGCAATCCCGCCTTCGGCGAGGCGCAGGAACGCGCCCGCGCCCTGCTCGAGAAGCTCGGCATCGACGACATGCGCGAGCAAGTCATCTTTCACACCGCGCTGCACAATTGGGCGCGCGGCGACTTCGACGAGGCGCTCGAACGCGTCGACCTTCTCGACGAGATGGCCGAGCAACGCGCCGAGGCCGACCAGGGGCTCGATTTCGCGCGCCTCACCATGCGCGGCCTCATCGGCTGGCACGCCGGGCGCACGCGCGAGACCGAAACCCTGCTGGACGAGACTGCGCGGCGCTACGACCCCGCGGTCCACAAGCCGCTCTACGCCCGATATCTCATGGAATTCGGCATTTTCGGGCGCTTCTACCTCTCGCTCGCCAAGAGCGTGCTGGGCAAGGAAGCCGAGGCCAAGGCGCTCGCCGAAGATGCCGCCACCTTCGCGCGCGAATTGAAATTCCCCCATGCCACGGGCTTCTCCCAGCTGGCCAGGTTCGTCGGCTCGATGCTGCGCGACGACGTGGAGGCCTGCGCAGAGCAGGCGGCGGTCGCGCACGACTTCTCCACCGCGCAAGGGTTCCCCGAATTCGTCGCCATGGCGACCTTCGCCAAGGGCTGGAGCTACAGCCGGCAAGGCGACAGCGACAGGGGCATCGAGATGATGCAGGGGGGGCTCGCGCACTGGGACAAGACCGGCTTCAAGACATGGCAGCCGATTTTCTCGGCGATCCTTGCCCGCGCGCTGGTCGACACCGACCGGCTCGACGAGGCCGAGGCGGTGATCGCCGAGGCGGACAGCGCCATCCTTCTATCGGGCGAGGAGCAGGCACGCGCGCCGCTTCTCCTTGCCCGCGCCATGCTCGCCGCCAAACGCGGCGACGAGGCATTGTCGCTCAATATCGCCCGCCGCGCCGTTGGCGCCTGTCGGCATGAGGGGGCCTGCCTCTGGGCAGACCGGGTGAAGCAGGAGTTTCCGGAGCTGCAAAAAGGGGTGAGCTGA
- a CDS encoding potassium channel family protein yields the protein MWTALVTLLLLASTIGIHYEALRFTSARLTHLRLQPRLRITVMLSVALISHLVQTFIYAVAFMLLEEIGGFGSIDGGVDQHTFGDFFYFSITSYTTLGIGDLYPMGSMRIISGVEALNGLVMVGWTASMTYLYMEKFWHLRTGAPRKRR from the coding sequence TTGTGGACCGCCCTCGTCACGCTCCTGCTCCTCGCTTCCACCATCGGGATCCATTATGAGGCGCTGCGCTTCACCTCGGCGCGTCTGACGCACCTGCGCCTGCAGCCGCGCCTGCGGATCACCGTGATGCTCAGCGTCGCGCTCATCAGCCACCTCGTGCAGACCTTCATCTATGCCGTCGCCTTCATGCTGCTCGAGGAGATCGGCGGCTTCGGCTCGATCGACGGAGGCGTCGACCAGCACACGTTCGGCGACTTCTTCTATTTCTCGATCACCAGCTACACGACGCTCGGCATCGGCGACCTCTACCCGATGGGCTCGATGCGGATCATCAGCGGGGTCGAAGCGCTGAACGGCCTCGTCATGGTCGGCTGGACCGCCTCGATGACCTATCTTTACATGGAAAAATTCTGGCACCTGCGGACGGGCGCGCCGCGCAAGCGCCGCTGA
- a CDS encoding O-antigen ligase family protein — MSINKPINHAGRTMSAQWVDWQSSSYLFLLVSIIGLGGSSHNDAGSFPVLLALAAIACAVFILSVDREALRAVRVPLSALACIGSIAIVQLIPLPPEWWQSLPERAPIAALDRLMALEVWRPVTLSPMATLNSLFSTVIPLAALLGFATIGRPTLALFSLVALGVGASILGIVQQRLPSDSWLFFYEVSNRGSAVGFFANRNHHAVFLACCLLISLFLTFRVSRSDQKRSRPFLLSGAAILSFAILASGSRAGLVSLFLACLIWALHFVYANKPNAGATSAHLRRLTMAALVTGIGTAIFALFVLTGRSPAWMRLLDTDPSRELRHEITPILVDIAADFQPFGTGLGAFEYAYRMREPTALLMPSYVNEAHNDWLQFIIEGGAVALALLLFGSALALQRLVKLTRGGHSNATENAEAWLGFGLMLILATASLVDYPLRTPAMMTVAILALALFAQPLVKRHRL; from the coding sequence ATGAGCATAAACAAGCCGATCAACCACGCTGGCAGGACAATGAGTGCCCAATGGGTTGACTGGCAGAGCTCTAGCTACCTTTTTCTTCTCGTCTCGATCATTGGACTCGGTGGCAGTTCGCACAATGACGCGGGCAGCTTCCCGGTGTTGCTCGCACTGGCGGCAATCGCGTGCGCGGTTTTCATCCTTTCCGTAGATCGCGAGGCGCTGCGGGCCGTTCGTGTGCCGCTCAGCGCGCTTGCCTGCATTGGCAGTATCGCGATTGTCCAGCTGATCCCCCTCCCCCCGGAATGGTGGCAGTCGCTGCCCGAACGCGCGCCTATCGCGGCGCTCGACCGGCTGATGGCCCTCGAAGTCTGGCGCCCGGTCACGCTTTCACCGATGGCAACATTAAATAGCCTTTTCAGTACGGTTATCCCGCTAGCCGCGCTGCTTGGTTTCGCGACAATCGGCCGACCTACTCTTGCGCTGTTCTCGCTCGTCGCCCTTGGAGTTGGTGCATCAATTCTCGGGATCGTCCAGCAACGCCTGCCAAGCGACAGCTGGCTCTTTTTCTACGAGGTTTCGAACCGCGGCAGTGCGGTCGGTTTTTTCGCCAACCGAAATCACCACGCCGTTTTTCTCGCCTGCTGCCTGTTGATCAGCCTCTTTCTCACTTTTCGGGTATCCCGATCTGACCAAAAACGCTCACGGCCATTTCTGCTCTCGGGCGCCGCAATCTTGAGTTTCGCGATCCTAGCGAGTGGATCACGAGCCGGCCTTGTCAGCCTCTTTCTTGCCTGCCTGATATGGGCGCTGCATTTCGTTTACGCGAACAAGCCAAATGCGGGAGCAACTTCAGCCCATCTCCGCAGGCTTACGATGGCTGCCCTTGTCACAGGGATCGGTACCGCGATCTTCGCCCTGTTCGTGTTGACCGGCCGTAGCCCCGCCTGGATGCGCCTTCTCGACACCGATCCTTCGCGCGAGTTGCGACATGAAATCACGCCCATCCTTGTAGACATAGCCGCCGACTTCCAACCGTTCGGCACCGGGCTCGGCGCCTTCGAATATGCGTATCGGATGCGCGAACCCACGGCACTTCTCATGCCGTCATATGTCAACGAAGCGCATAACGACTGGCTGCAATTCATCATCGAGGGCGGAGCTGTCGCGCTGGCCCTCCTTCTCTTCGGGAGCGCACTTGCCTTGCAGCGTCTCGTTAAGCTTACCCGGGGAGGCCACTCGAATGCCACCGAGAACGCGGAGGCATGGCTCGGGTTCGGGCTCATGCTCATCCTGGCCACCGCGAGTCTGGTCGATTATCCGCTTCGCACGCCCGCGATGATGACTGTGGCAATTTTAGCGCTTGCCTTGTTTGCCCAGCCTCTCGTAAAGCGCCACCGGCTTTAA
- a CDS encoding polysaccharide biosynthesis/export family protein has translation MHVPRLLLLGLVSFALSGCASSPPPVGTAADIQLANLNELPTPAVNDAALVRPGDKVRISVLGFDDLSRELWVGPTGEFQFPLVGRVQANGRDPFEIAQFLEAQLVGDYVVDPVVTVDIIEHSDRLFTVGGQVESPGRYDLVGRMTLLDAVAIGGGTTETANLKDVVILRTVNGQRYVGAYNLGAIQRGNYDDPQIYVGDIIQVGDSPALRRIKRIATISPLITTPLILAERLLR, from the coding sequence ATGCATGTACCGCGTCTTCTCCTGCTTGGTCTCGTTAGCTTTGCGCTTTCCGGCTGCGCCTCCTCTCCCCCGCCTGTAGGGACGGCCGCCGACATTCAGCTCGCCAATCTCAACGAACTGCCGACGCCCGCCGTGAATGATGCCGCACTCGTCCGCCCGGGCGACAAGGTCCGCATCTCGGTCCTTGGCTTTGATGACCTCAGCCGCGAATTGTGGGTCGGACCAACTGGTGAATTCCAATTCCCGCTCGTTGGGCGGGTGCAGGCAAATGGCCGAGACCCCTTTGAAATCGCCCAATTTCTCGAGGCCCAGTTGGTGGGCGATTATGTCGTCGACCCTGTCGTCACGGTCGATATCATCGAGCATAGCGACCGCCTCTTCACCGTCGGTGGCCAGGTCGAATCCCCTGGTCGTTATGACCTCGTGGGCAGAATGACCCTGCTTGACGCCGTTGCGATCGGCGGAGGCACGACAGAAACGGCGAACCTCAAGGACGTCGTGATCCTGCGAACGGTCAACGGGCAGCGCTATGTCGGTGCGTACAATCTCGGCGCGATCCAACGGGGCAATTATGACGATCCACAGATCTATGTGGGCGACATCATTCAAGTCGGGGATTCACCTGCGCTCCGTCGAATCAAGCGGATCGCAACGATTTCGCCGCTGATCACGACCCCGCTCATCCTCGCCGAACGACTGCTGCGGTAG
- a CDS encoding GumC family protein, with protein sequence MNISSHNDIHRPGLRGDGHAERPGDFDVPAIERLWQIAWNNRWLISAIVVASLVAGILITLLMTPKYEATARIEISRAEKNVTTVEGVETQDRVLDAQYYETQYELLRARSLAEQVMREADLAADAQFLEAFEVEEPAATRDKAIIKILLDNIHIDPVGVSNLVDIRFTSPNAALSARIANLWAEEYIASNLDRRFGATNEARDFLEDRLEQLRKRLESAERELINYAATTNLFTVETPVEGNSNATASQTLVATDLQALNAELAKATAERIVAQSALQASGSALSAEDEANIRPLRQRRAELSSERARLRTTAGDAYPTVRALTDQIAELDQEIATAEARSAQGAEARYAQAAETERMLRARVNDLREEFVGQRFSSVQYNILQREVDTNRSLYNALLQRYREIGVAGVGENNIAIVDPANTPSSPSEPSMLRNLVLAMLIGGAASGSVILLREKLNQSLRDPSAVPELFGIPLLGSIPRAEKQAADIGFESYFFRLYEPYFSLFTNLGFLTHEGFPKCLMFCSTQPGEGKSFSSVAMANILTQQGKKVLVVDSDMRNSGLAKYLDLKPGKGLSNLLRGEECLADCIQSADPFAFDAMPAGREPPNPAGLLTGDRFGTLLKTLRASYDHIIVDAPPVLGLADAPLIASVVDGVVMVVEANRGKVRMTAQSLDRLERGGGEVFGAVVTKLDARNEAYGYGYGYGYGYGYGYGVEHASPKHDDVHALA encoded by the coding sequence ATGAACATCAGTTCTCACAACGACATACATCGCCCTGGCCTGCGCGGTGATGGCCACGCTGAGCGCCCGGGAGACTTCGACGTCCCTGCAATCGAGCGGCTCTGGCAGATCGCGTGGAATAACCGGTGGCTCATCAGTGCCATTGTCGTCGCCTCGCTGGTCGCCGGCATCCTGATCACGCTCTTGATGACGCCGAAATATGAAGCAACCGCGCGGATCGAGATCAGCAGGGCCGAAAAGAACGTCACGACCGTCGAGGGGGTCGAGACGCAGGACCGCGTGCTCGATGCGCAATATTATGAAACGCAGTACGAGTTGTTGCGTGCGCGCTCTCTGGCCGAGCAAGTGATGCGCGAGGCGGACCTCGCCGCCGATGCGCAATTTCTCGAAGCGTTCGAGGTGGAAGAGCCTGCAGCAACGCGCGACAAAGCAATCATCAAAATCCTCCTAGACAACATCCACATTGACCCGGTTGGGGTCTCGAACCTCGTGGACATCCGGTTTACGAGTCCCAATGCGGCGCTGTCGGCACGGATCGCGAACCTCTGGGCTGAGGAGTATATCGCCAGCAATCTCGACCGCCGGTTTGGCGCAACGAACGAGGCGCGGGACTTTCTCGAAGACCGGCTGGAGCAGCTCCGCAAGCGGCTCGAGAGTGCTGAACGCGAACTCATCAACTATGCTGCGACAACAAACCTCTTCACCGTCGAAACACCCGTCGAGGGCAACAGCAATGCGACGGCCTCGCAGACGCTGGTCGCGACCGACTTGCAGGCACTCAACGCGGAGTTGGCCAAGGCAACGGCCGAACGGATTGTTGCGCAGAGTGCGTTGCAGGCATCTGGATCCGCATTGTCCGCGGAAGACGAAGCCAATATTCGTCCGCTACGCCAGCGCCGCGCGGAACTTTCAAGCGAACGTGCTCGCCTCCGCACCACCGCGGGCGACGCCTATCCCACCGTCAGGGCGCTGACCGACCAGATTGCAGAGCTGGATCAGGAGATCGCGACCGCCGAAGCGCGTTCAGCGCAGGGCGCAGAAGCGCGATACGCGCAGGCCGCTGAAACCGAGCGAATGCTCCGCGCCCGGGTTAACGATCTTCGCGAAGAGTTTGTCGGTCAGCGCTTCAGCAGCGTTCAGTACAATATCCTCCAGCGCGAGGTGGATACCAATCGCTCGCTCTATAACGCGCTTCTTCAGCGTTATCGCGAGATCGGCGTCGCCGGTGTCGGCGAGAATAATATCGCGATCGTCGATCCGGCCAACACCCCCTCGTCGCCGAGTGAACCAAGCATGCTACGCAATCTCGTGCTTGCAATGCTAATCGGCGGCGCGGCGTCGGGCAGTGTCATCCTTCTGCGGGAGAAGCTCAACCAGAGCCTCCGCGACCCCTCGGCTGTGCCTGAGCTGTTCGGCATCCCGCTCCTGGGCTCGATCCCGCGGGCCGAAAAGCAGGCGGCTGACATCGGCTTCGAAAGTTATTTCTTCCGCTTGTATGAGCCTTATTTCAGCCTTTTCACGAATCTTGGCTTCCTGACCCATGAGGGCTTTCCCAAGTGCCTCATGTTCTGCAGCACGCAGCCCGGCGAAGGTAAGAGCTTCTCGAGCGTCGCTATGGCCAACATCCTGACGCAGCAGGGGAAGAAGGTCCTGGTTGTCGATAGCGACATGCGCAATTCGGGCCTTGCCAAGTATCTTGACCTGAAGCCAGGTAAGGGCCTCAGCAATCTCCTGCGAGGTGAGGAATGTCTTGCCGATTGCATCCAGTCCGCCGATCCCTTCGCCTTTGACGCCATGCCCGCGGGCCGCGAGCCGCCCAACCCTGCAGGCCTCCTTACTGGCGACCGTTTCGGAACGCTCCTCAAGACCTTGAGGGCGAGCTACGACCATATCATCGTCGATGCGCCGCCTGTTCTTGGTCTTGCCGACGCCCCGCTCATCGCCTCTGTGGTCGACGGCGTGGTGATGGTTGTTGAAGCCAATCGCGGCAAGGTACGGATGACCGCGCAGTCGCTTGATCGTCTCGAGAGGGGCGGCGGCGAGGTCTTTGGTGCAGTCGTGACCAAGCTCGACGCGCGCAATGAGGCTTATGGATATGGATATGGTTATGGCTATGGCTATGGCTATGGCTATGGCGTTGAACACGCCTCGCCCAAGCATGACGACGTTCATGCGCTAGCCTGA
- a CDS encoding TonB-dependent receptor, translating into MMTTLAVASALLATPATTQDAAADDGRSPSRPLSAEELDAALGGPIIITARRREELLQDTPIAVSAFTAEALAARGVDTSDALANITPNLTFRNNPAFGGLTNNAAIFIRGIGQSDFVPTIDPGVGVYVDGVYLARSVGSVLDLVDIERVEVLRGPQGTLFGRNTIGGAISITTSAPNPSREEGHASFAYGTDDLVEAKASYNIPLGEDVAMRLAGGYFGQDGYVYRPFDDRWLGNSNRFVGRAALRAYPSDTVTLDLALDYTHLRENGAPYSLVGINYGTTLAAPPFVDIHNVLANLMAGGGPMPCATAAMPYNPDVDGCLDDRYVAGRFTNLGTGPTFSDSDIFGFSLIGEWDVADDLTLKSISAYRTIDSAFARDGDVSPFTVNHFADELSQYQYSQELQLLGRSFDRRLDWIIGGYFFRETGTNPNILDFVVSRFRSGGAFEGSSIAGFAQGTFDVTDSLSLTAGIRYTEETKSFTPDQVILENKLPFLPPFDAPIFAPGTRILPNVEATRRYDAFTPHLNIAFRPSEPLLLYASWSEGFKSGGFTQRVFPPIIPGITTPILDPAEAIPSIAPETVSTYEVGAKYNSPGGLLRLNVAAFSSDYKDLQIQVFTSVAPVFQNAASASIKGFEAEMQLDPGGGFFAEASLGYTDAGYEEIDEAVTFVDPDNDLALISRWTVAAGAQHRFDLSPDQSLTPRVDLSYRSGYYTDAFNTEAIAQDDYALLDANVAWRDDKRGLALIGSVHNVFDTHYLVSGVLSDAFQVFEGAYARGREAKLSLEVDF; encoded by the coding sequence ATGATGACGACCTTGGCAGTGGCGAGCGCGCTGCTCGCCACCCCTGCGACTACACAGGACGCAGCCGCCGATGACGGTCGGTCGCCCAGCCGCCCGCTGAGCGCCGAGGAACTGGATGCCGCGCTGGGCGGCCCCATCATCATCACCGCGCGCCGCCGCGAGGAACTGCTGCAGGACACGCCCATTGCCGTCTCCGCCTTTACTGCCGAGGCACTCGCCGCGCGCGGGGTCGACACCTCCGATGCGCTCGCCAACATCACCCCCAACCTTACCTTCCGCAACAATCCGGCCTTTGGCGGGCTCACCAACAATGCCGCCATTTTCATTCGCGGAATCGGCCAGTCGGACTTCGTCCCGACCATCGACCCCGGCGTCGGCGTTTATGTCGACGGCGTCTATCTCGCCCGCTCGGTCGGCTCGGTGCTCGACCTCGTCGACATCGAGCGCGTCGAGGTGCTGCGCGGCCCGCAGGGGACCTTGTTCGGCCGCAACACCATCGGCGGGGCGATCTCGATCACCACCAGCGCACCCAATCCCTCGCGCGAGGAAGGCCATGCCAGCTTCGCTTATGGCACCGACGATCTCGTCGAGGCCAAGGCGAGCTACAACATCCCGCTGGGCGAGGATGTCGCGATGCGCCTCGCGGGCGGCTATTTCGGGCAGGACGGCTATGTCTACCGCCCCTTCGACGACCGCTGGCTGGGCAATTCGAACCGCTTCGTCGGCCGCGCCGCGCTGCGCGCTTACCCCAGCGACACGGTCACGCTCGACCTCGCCCTCGACTATACGCACCTGCGCGAGAATGGCGCGCCCTACAGCCTCGTCGGCATCAACTATGGCACGACCCTTGCCGCCCCGCCCTTCGTCGACATCCACAATGTCCTTGCCAACCTGATGGCGGGCGGCGGGCCGATGCCCTGCGCAACGGCCGCCATGCCCTATAATCCCGACGTCGATGGCTGCCTCGATGATCGCTATGTCGCGGGGCGATTTACCAACCTCGGCACCGGCCCGACCTTTTCGGACAGCGACATCTTCGGCTTCTCGCTGATCGGCGAATGGGACGTGGCCGATGATCTCACGCTGAAGTCCATCAGCGCCTATCGCACCATCGACAGCGCCTTCGCGCGCGATGGCGACGTCTCGCCCTTCACCGTCAACCATTTCGCCGACGAGCTCAGCCAGTATCAGTACAGCCAGGAGCTGCAGCTGCTCGGTCGCTCCTTCGACCGGCGGCTCGACTGGATCATCGGCGGCTATTTCTTCCGTGAGACGGGCACCAACCCCAACATCCTCGACTTCGTCGTCTCGCGCTTCCGCTCGGGGGGCGCCTTCGAGGGCAGCAGCATCGCCGGCTTCGCGCAGGGCACCTTCGATGTCACCGACAGCCTCAGCCTTACCGCGGGCATCCGCTACACCGAGGAGACCAAGAGCTTCACGCCCGACCAGGTCATCCTCGAGAACAAGCTGCCCTTCCTGCCGCCCTTCGACGCGCCCATCTTCGCGCCCGGCACGCGCATCCTGCCCAATGTCGAGGCGACCCGCCGCTACGACGCCTTCACCCCCCACCTCAACATCGCTTTCCGCCCGAGCGAGCCGCTCCTGCTCTATGCAAGCTGGTCGGAGGGCTTCAAGTCGGGCGGCTTCACCCAGCGCGTCTTCCCGCCGATCATCCCGGGCATCACCACGCCGATCCTCGACCCCGCCGAGGCCATCCCCTCGATCGCGCCCGAGACGGTCAGCACCTACGAGGTAGGCGCCAAGTACAATAGTCCGGGCGGCCTCCTCCGCCTCAATGTCGCGGCCTTCTCGAGCGACTACAAGGACCTCCAGATCCAGGTCTTCACCAGCGTCGCCCCCGTCTTCCAGAATGCCGCCAGCGCCAGCATCAAGGGCTTCGAGGCCGAGATGCAGCTCGATCCCGGTGGCGGCTTCTTCGCCGAGGCCAGCCTCGGTTATACCGACGCGGGCTATGAGGAGATCGACGAGGCGGTCACCTTCGTCGATCCCGACAACGACCTCGCGCTCATCTCGCGCTGGACCGTGGCGGCGGGCGCGCAGCACCGCTTCGACCTGTCACCGGACCAGTCGCTGACCCCGCGCGTCGATCTATCCTATCGCAGCGGCTATTACACCGACGCCTTCAACACCGAGGCGATCGCGCAGGACGATTACGCCCTGCTCGACGCCAATGTCGCGTGGCGCGACGACAAGCGCGGGCTCGCGCTGATCGGCTCGGTTCACAATGTCTTCGATACCCACTATCTCGTCTCGGGTGTCCTGTCCGATGCCTTTCAGGTGTTCGAGGGCGCCTACGCCCGCGGCCGCGAGGCCAAGCTGTCACTGGAAGTGGATTTCTAG